One Solirubrobacterales bacterium DNA window includes the following coding sequences:
- a CDS encoding response regulator transcription factor, translated as MRVLVVEDEVKLASLLRRGLREEGISAHIALRGEDALWMAEETEYDVIVLDVMLPGIDGFVTCQRLRAQSISVPILMLTARDSVVDRISGLDGGADDYLTKPFSFAELLARMRALARRGTVDVEVRVSVGNLRLDPATHEVWRGDVPIELSVKEFSILETFMRRPGLAMSRDQLLDNAWDYEFENRSNVVDVYVRYLREKIDRPFGIESIETVRGVGYRLRKDGGT; from the coding sequence ATGCGCGTTCTCGTCGTTGAAGATGAAGTGAAACTTGCATCGCTCCTGCGGCGCGGCCTACGCGAAGAGGGGATTTCAGCTCACATCGCACTCCGAGGAGAGGACGCGCTATGGATGGCTGAGGAGACTGAATACGACGTGATCGTCCTCGATGTGATGCTTCCCGGCATCGATGGATTCGTCACGTGCCAGAGGCTCCGTGCACAGTCGATTTCTGTGCCGATTCTCATGCTGACTGCGAGAGACTCTGTCGTTGATCGAATCTCCGGCCTGGATGGTGGCGCAGACGACTATCTGACGAAGCCATTTTCATTCGCCGAACTGCTCGCACGTATGCGCGCGCTTGCGCGGCGCGGGACGGTTGACGTCGAAGTGCGGGTCTCGGTCGGCAATCTACGTCTGGATCCTGCCACGCATGAGGTTTGGCGCGGCGACGTACCAATCGAACTCTCGGTGAAGGAGTTCTCGATCCTCGAGACCTTCATGCGACGGCCGGGGCTCGCGATGTCGCGCGATCAACTGCTCGACAACGCTTGGGACTACGAGTTTGAAAATCGCTCGAATGTCGTAGACGTATACGTTCGCTACCTCCGCGAGAAGATTGATCGTCCGTTTGGAATTGAATCGATCGAAACAGTCAGAGGTGTCGGATATCGGTTGCGGAAAGATGGCGGGACGTGA